Part of the bacterium genome, CGGTGAATCCCGCCGAATTGAGAGGCGGACTCAGCCCGAATGGGTGCTGGGGTTACGTGGTGGCGACACTCGCGGACCGGGGCACGGTTAGGGGGGACGAGCTGCTGGTTTTCTTTCTCGAAGACCCCATGCCGTGGCGCATCAACCAGTACGCTTATCTCCACTCCTTCCATTTCGGCGACGATTATCTCTACTTCCTCGGAGACTTCTACGGTTTCACCTCGGCCTGGCGGTTCCCGCTAATCGCCCAAATCGCCATGCCGCCGCCCACCGAGGAACTCCTGGAGGAGCTTGCCGATCAGTCCGTGGAGACCCTGGGACCGGATTGGCAGTGGCTGCTGATCGCGGACACCGTCACGCCGGATGCGGCGGCGCTCGAGGCCTGGCCGCCCACACGAGAATATTTACTGACGGGGGATCAAGTCGCCGGTTGCCCCTGGGGATTACCGGTCCTGCGCAGGCTCGATCCCTGCGGCGGAGAATCTTCGCCGGTGGTGCAGCCTTCGGCCTCCTCTCATCTGACCGGGGATGTCTGCGACATGGGACCGGGGGCGGCGGTGGACGGCCGCTTTGAGACGGCCTGGTGCGAGGGGGTCCCGGGAACGGGGGTCGGGGAGAGTCTGGCGCTGACCTTCGACGGCGAATACCCCCTGACCGGCGTGACGGTCCTGCCCGGTTACGCCCGCGACCCGGAGCTGTGGGGGGATAACGCCCGTCCCCGTCGGTTGTCGCTCGAAGCCGCGGACCGGACCTTCGAGTTCGAGCTGAAGGATGAACCGGCGCTCCAGCGCCTGGAGCTGGAGAGCACGGTCTGGACGGATACGCTCCGCGTGACCATCCTGGAGGTTTATCCCGGAGAACGCTGGGACGACACCTGCATCGCCGAAGTCACGCCGCGCTTCGACTCGGGCTTTTGACGTGGAGTTCAGTGATGCTCCGCCGGTCGAACCGCGGAGGTCCTCGAACGCCCCCGCGCCGGGGGATGCGGTAATCCAGACCACATCGTCCGCCGAGGCCCCGGGCATCCAGCGGAGTTATTTAAATCGGATGATCAAGCAGCTCGACATCCGTCAGCCGGACCATTGAGGTTAGATGGACCCGGATTTAGAAAAAATTTCCGAGGCGCGGGAGCTCCTGCGGCAGGCGCGAAAAGCGGCCGATGAGCTTCGCCGGAAGTCCCCGGAGGAGCTGGACCGTTACGTGCGTGCCGTCTCCGAGGCGGCCCAGGGCGCCGCCCGGGAGCTGGCCGAGCTCGCCGTCCGCGAGTCCGGCTTCGGCGTCGTCGAGGACAAGATTTTAAAAAATACCTTCGCCGCCCGCGACGTGGCCGAGAGCATCCTGAAACAGCGCACGGCGGGCGTCCTCTCCCGCGACCCGGCCCGCGGAATCGTCGAGTACGGCGTGCCGATGGGCGTCGTGGCCGCGATAATCCCGTGCACCAACCCCACCTCGACCGCGATTTTCAAGGCGTTGATAGCGGTCAAGGCGGGCTGCGCCGTGGTCATGAGCCCGCACCCGCGCACGGTGGAGTGCACCCGGCGGGCGGCGGAGGTCTGCCAAAAAGCGGTCGAGGGCGCGGGCGGGCCGGCCGGGGCTATTTCATGCCTATCCGGCGGCGTCATGGCGGCCACCCGCGAGCTCATGGGCCACGCGCTCACCGACGTGATTTTAGCCACCGGCGGGATGGGCCTCGTGCGCGCGGCCTACTCCTCGGGCAAGCCGGCCTACGGCGTGGGGCCCGGCAACGTCCCGGTCTACGTGGACCGCTCCGCCGACGTGGAAAATTCCGTCCGCCACGCCTTCCGCGGAACCACCTTCGATAACGGCGTCGTATGCTCCTGCGAGCAGTCCCTCGTGGCCGACGCCCCCGTGGCCGAGCGGCTGAAGGAGGAGTGCGCCAAGAGCGGCGGGTATTTCCTCGACCCCGGGGAAACGGCGAAGGTTTCCGCCCTGTTATTCCCCGCGGGTGAATTCAACGGCGCGGCGGTGGGGATGCCCGCCCGCTGGATCGCGGAAAAATCGGGCATAGGCGTGCCCGAGACGACCGTGGTTCTTTTGGCCGAGCTGGAAGGCGTGGGACCCGACCACCCACTTTCGGCGGAGAAGCTCTGCCCCGTGCTGGCGTTCTACACCGCCGACGGCTGGCGCGCCGGCTGCGAACGCTGCATCGAATTGATCAAGTTCGGCGGGATGGGCCACACCATCTCCATCCACGCCCGCAACGCCGAGGTCGTCGAGGCCTTCGCCCGGGAGAAGCCGGTCTGCCGGGTGCTGGTCAACACCTGCGCCGCCCTGGGCGCCGTCGGCCTCACCACCAACCTCGAACCGTCGCTGACCCTGGGACCCGGGGCCTGGGGCGGCTCGGCGACCGGCGACAACGTCACCGCCCGGCATCTGATCAACGTAAAACGCCTGGCCTACGACCGCGAGGGGCTCCCCGGACGGGAGAGACGCGAGCCCACCGAGGAGGAGATAAACCTCGCGGTGAAGCGGGCCCTGGACGAGCTGGGGTTTTAGGAGGGAGCCGTGGCCGAGAGATACAGCGTCCGGGACGAGCTTGCGGTCCGCCTTCCCGCGGAGCTCATCGCGCGCGTCACGGCCCTGGCCTGCAACGTCCAGCCCCCCAACCCCCGCACGCTCAAGAAACCGCCGTCCTTCGCCGACTGGAAGGGTTCGGAGGTCTCAATCGAGGACATCCGCCGGCACATGAGAACCTGCCGGGACGTTTGCGCCTGGGGCGAAGGCGTCCACCGCCTCTACGGCTACCTGGGCGACGGCACCCTGACCGTCGTGGACCTCGCCGGGGGGAGGGTCGTCTACTTCGGCCCGCGGCCCGACTGGTATCCCGACGAGACGATGACCGAGATTTTGCTGGACCGCTCTGTGGGCGAGTACTGAACTTTCCGCCGTACCCTGCGGCAAATAATGGAGGTCGAGGCAACGTGCGATTGATTTTGTGCATCTTATTCGTCTGCTCGCCGATCGTCGCCGCGCCGCTGAAAGTCACCGGCGGCCTGGAGGAGTTTTTGGCGAAATTCCCCGACGCGGCGGAGATTTACTTCCAGACCAAGACCCCGGAAGGCGTGGGATTCTACACGATTTCCGCGCCCTCCGGCGAGATGGCGCCCGTGGGGATTTTCGGGCGCAGCATGGACGGCGTCGCCTCCGCGGGCCTCCTGGTCCACGAGGGGCCGGGCGCGGACGGTATCGAGGACATCTTTTTAGAAAAAACCGGGGAGGAGACGGTCTCCTTCGGCGGACCGCTGCGCGACCTGCAACCCTCCCTATCCCCCGGCGGGCTGGTGGTCTTCGCCACGGAGACGGAGCCCGTCTGCTTCGACCTCGCCCTCTGGGACGCTACTTCCGGGATGCGGACCCTGGACCTGGGCTGCGGCGACGAGACCGAGCCCGCCATCCTCTACGCCGCCCCGGAGGGGAACGGCCCCGTCATCGTCGTCTTCCAGGGGCACGTCGGCGGCGACTTCCAGCTCTACTACGCCGTGCTCGGCCCGAACGACGAAACGGCCGAGGTGGACCGGCTGCTCGCGTTTCCCGGCTGGGCGCTCAGCCCCGACCTGCTCCTCCCGTCCGCGGACTGGACCCCCCGGGAGGGGGACACGGTGCCCCTGGCCTTCCACGGCTTGGGCGACGA contains:
- a CDS encoding aldehyde dehydrogenase family protein, translating into MDPDLEKISEARELLRQARKAADELRRKSPEELDRYVRAVSEAAQGAARELAELAVRESGFGVVEDKILKNTFAARDVAESILKQRTAGVLSRDPARGIVEYGVPMGVVAAIIPCTNPTSTAIFKALIAVKAGCAVVMSPHPRTVECTRRAAEVCQKAVEGAGGPAGAISCLSGGVMAATRELMGHALTDVILATGGMGLVRAAYSSGKPAYGVGPGNVPVYVDRSADVENSVRHAFRGTTFDNGVVCSCEQSLVADAPVAERLKEECAKSGGYFLDPGETAKVSALLFPAGEFNGAAVGMPARWIAEKSGIGVPETTVVLLAELEGVGPDHPLSAEKLCPVLAFYTADGWRAGCERCIELIKFGGMGHTISIHARNAEVVEAFAREKPVCRVLVNTCAALGAVGLTTNLEPSLTLGPGAWGGSATGDNVTARHLINVKRLAYDREGLPGRERREPTEEEINLAVKRALDELGF